Genomic DNA from Bacillota bacterium:
GCTTGGTGTAGAGCACCGGAAACGCTGTTTCCAGACCGGTTACTCCAAAGGGTGAATTAGAACTAATTCCGCGCTCTTTTTCCCGCCCATGGGGAGCATGGTCTGTAGCAATTGCGTCAATAATGCCTGTGCGCACGCCTTCGATCAGCGCTTCCCGATCAGCATGAGTGCGGAGGGGAGGCTTCATCTGAAAATGCCCTAAAGGCTCGGTGATATCATCTCTGGTAAGCGTAAGGTGATGAGGAGTGACTTCTGCGGTTACCGGCAGGCCAGCGGCTTTCGCCTGAGCAATCAGCTCAACTGATTCCGCGCAGCTTAAGTGGGCTGCGTGGTAGCGGCAGTTAGTTTTTGCTACCAGTTCCAAATCCCGCTCCAGCATGCGGTACTCTGATTCAGGAGGAATGCTGTCTGCAAAAATTCCTGGGTTTACCAGGCTCTTATCTTCTAAATGATTGATTAGTACTCCACCCAGATCCGCCAGCTTTTCCATTACTGCTGTAATTACTTCCGCTTCCACCGGATCGCCGTCATCGGAGAAGAGAGTTATGCCGCGGTTGCTAAAACCGGCATAATCATTTAATCCTCTGCCTGCCCGCTCCCTGGTTGCCGCAGCAATCGGCACCACTTTTACGTACGCATCCTGCCTGATTCGCTTTTCCAAATCATCCAGCCTTGTCAGCGTATCCAAAGGCGGATTAGTGTTCGGCATGGCGTAAACCAAGGTAAACCCACCGGCAGCAGCTGCTTTTGTTCCCGATGCGATCGTTTCTTTGCTTTCATAACCCGGTTCCCGCAGATGCACATGGAGATCCACAAATCCATGGCTGATGAGCTTACCTTCCGCGTGATACTCCCTTACTGGAACTGCTGCCTCCCGGCGAAGTTCTGCCGCTTCTTCCCCAAAAGCTGCGGT
This window encodes:
- a CDS encoding dihydroorotase; this translates as MNNWYLRNGWVDREGRIVREDVLIVDGKTAAFGEEAAELRREAAVPVREYHAEGKLISHGFVDLHVHLREPGYESKETIASGTKAAAAGGFTLVYAMPNTNPPLDTLTRLDDLEKRIRQDAYVKVVPIAAATRERAGRGLNDYAGFSNRGITLFSDDGDPVEAEVITAVMEKLADLGGVLINHLEDKSLVNPGIFADSIPPESEYRMLERDLELVAKTNCRYHAAHLSCAESVELIAQAKAAGLPVTAEVTPHHLTLTRDDITEPLGHFQMKPPLRTHADREALIEGVRTGIIDAIATDHAPHGREKERGISSNSPFGVTGLETAFPVLYTKLVKTGKLELERLLRALTTGPGKVVAKDFNLAVGRPADLTVIDLELVRIVKPERFFSRGTNSPYIGETLEGWPVLTLVNGMEKYSASERGGW